A section of the Devosia rhizoryzae genome encodes:
- a CDS encoding methyl-accepting chemotaxis protein codes for MGILSFGRSGAASSDAAKVAAMMRSQAVIEFDLDGTIITANDNFLEAMGYAFEDVAGRHHSMFCDAELAASPEYKAFWAQLARGEYQSAVYRRFAKGGREVWIQASYNPVLDRSGKPVRVIKFATDITAQMQQAADRQAQIDAISRVQAVIAFDLDGMVIDANENFMATVGYEVDEIVGKHHAMFCDPAYVKSEDYRRFWGKLRAGEFVAAEFQRFGKGGKEIWIQASYNPIFDACGKIVKVVKFATDITERKRSEGIIAELTASLARMAEGDLGGRIDRSFTGQYEALRQAFNTSLTQLEEIVASLRSASGALRTATSEILAGANDLSSRTTRQAATIEETSASVEQLSTTVTDNARRASTASEKARLVARSATDGGTVMNEATQAMTAIEASSGKISNIIGMIDDIAFQTNLLALNASVEAARAGDAGKGFAVVAVEVRRLAQSAAGASADVKALIETSAGEVRAGAQLVGKAAEKLSDILLGAEESAGLIDDIARANREQSSALEEVTIAVRQMDEMTQHNAALVEQTNAAIEQTEAQAGELDRIVEVFRIAAQKPEPRTARPRLVKVSGGGWLEA; via the coding sequence ATGGGCATTTTATCTTTCGGCCGATCAGGCGCAGCCAGCAGCGACGCCGCCAAGGTGGCAGCAATGATGCGCAGCCAAGCGGTCATCGAGTTTGATCTCGATGGTACGATCATTACCGCCAACGACAACTTTCTTGAGGCCATGGGCTATGCGTTCGAGGATGTCGCTGGGCGGCATCATTCGATGTTTTGCGACGCAGAGCTTGCCGCCAGCCCCGAATACAAGGCGTTCTGGGCGCAGCTGGCCCGCGGTGAATATCAGTCGGCAGTATACCGGCGTTTCGCCAAGGGTGGGCGGGAAGTGTGGATCCAGGCTAGCTACAATCCGGTGCTGGACCGGTCCGGGAAGCCGGTGCGGGTCATCAAGTTCGCCACGGACATCACCGCGCAAATGCAGCAGGCGGCCGACCGGCAGGCGCAGATCGACGCCATTTCCCGTGTGCAGGCAGTGATTGCCTTTGACCTCGATGGCATGGTGATCGACGCCAATGAGAATTTCATGGCTACAGTCGGCTATGAGGTCGACGAGATCGTGGGTAAGCACCACGCCATGTTCTGCGACCCCGCTTATGTCAAATCCGAAGACTATCGGCGCTTCTGGGGGAAACTGCGGGCAGGTGAGTTTGTTGCCGCCGAGTTCCAGCGCTTCGGCAAGGGCGGCAAGGAAATCTGGATCCAGGCTTCCTATAATCCAATCTTTGATGCCTGCGGAAAGATCGTCAAAGTGGTGAAGTTCGCCACCGACATAACCGAACGAAAGCGCTCGGAGGGGATCATTGCCGAACTCACCGCCTCGCTGGCCCGAATGGCCGAGGGGGACCTGGGCGGCCGGATCGATCGCAGTTTCACCGGGCAGTACGAGGCGTTGCGGCAGGCCTTCAATACCTCGCTGACGCAGCTTGAAGAGATTGTCGCCAGCCTTCGCTCTGCTTCGGGTGCGCTGCGCACCGCCACGTCCGAAATTCTGGCCGGGGCGAACGATCTTTCGAGCCGCACGACGCGGCAGGCCGCGACTATCGAGGAGACATCGGCTTCGGTCGAGCAGCTTTCCACCACCGTCACCGACAATGCGCGGCGCGCATCGACAGCGAGCGAAAAGGCGCGGCTGGTTGCCCGCAGCGCCACCGATGGCGGCACGGTGATGAACGAAGCCACGCAAGCCATGACGGCAATCGAAGCGTCTTCGGGCAAGATCTCCAATATCATCGGCATGATCGACGACATTGCCTTTCAGACCAATCTCCTGGCGCTCAACGCCTCGGTGGAAGCGGCGCGGGCAGGTGACGCAGGCAAAGGCTTTGCGGTGGTGGCGGTCGAAGTGCGGCGCTTGGCGCAAAGCGCCGCCGGCGCTTCGGCAGACGTCAAGGCGCTGATCGAGACCAGTGCCGGGGAAGTGCGCGCGGGCGCGCAACTTGTCGGCAAGGCAGCCGAAAAGCTCTCCGACATTCTGCTTGGTGCGGAGGAAAGCGCCGGGCTGATCGACGACATCGCCCGCGCCAATCGCGAACAGTCGAGTGCGCTCGAAGAGGTCACCATCGCCGTCCGGCAGATGGATGAAATGACCCAGCACAATGCGGCGCTGGTGGAGCAAACCAATGCAGCCATCGAGCAGACCGAAGCGCAGGCCGGCGAGCTCGACCGGATCGTGGAAGTATTCCGCATTGCCGCCCAGAAGCCCGAGCCCCGGACCGCAAGACCGCGTCTGGTCAAGGTATCCGGTGGCGGGTGGCTTGAAGCCTAG